TAACTACGCCCGATTTGAGTGTTTTTGTGTCCAGTAATTTCAGAGAACTCTTTGTGATGTTGCTGTCAAACAGACTAATACCATTTCCCATTATCACGGGATGAAGGGTTAACTTACACTCGTCTATCAGCCCCAGTTTCATAAAGCTTTTGGCGAGGCCCGGGCTGCCGAATATAACAAGGTCTTTGCCGGGCTCTTCTTTGAGCTTGGTTACTGCCTCGACCACATTGTCCTTGATCAGCGTCGTGTTATTCCAGTCTGCGGTGTCCAGTGTCGTCGAGAATACTACTTTGGGAATATCTTGCACCCATTGCGCATGTGCCAGCGAATGTGTGTCGGCAGCAGGCTGGTTCAATACGGTTGGCCAGTAACCTTCCATCAAATGATAAGTGGTCCTGCCATATAAAGGAGCGCCCACGGTTTTGACCACCTCGTCGGCGTATTGTTGCAATTCCTGATCATACGTCAGAAAATTGAGACCGCCATTGATGTCTCCTGCAAAACCATCGAGGGACATGTGCGCGAATAAAACCACCTTTCTCATTGCAATTGCATTTTATTTATTTTGAAATATAACTATTTACCAATTAACTGCCATCATAGCAGATGTCTGCATTTATCTATCAGTAATACATGAAGTTTGCCTCCTTTAGGTATACGTCACAGTTTTTGATTCGTCAAGATAATTCCTATTCACGGCAACTTTAAATATAAATGGCAAAAAAACAAGCCGGAATTGCAGCCAAGGCCGCAGATTTGTCGGCATTCACTCAAACCCCTCTCCTCACCCGCCGTGAAATGCTCGGCATAACCGGTATGGCCGGATTAGCAG
The genomic region above belongs to Dyadobacter pollutisoli and contains:
- a CDS encoding dihydrofolate reductase family protein, which encodes MRKVVLFAHMSLDGFAGDINGGLNFLTYDQELQQYADEVVKTVGAPLYGRTTYHLMEGYWPTVLNQPAADTHSLAHAQWVQDIPKVVFSTTLDTADWNNTTLIKDNVVEAVTKLKEEPGKDLVIFGSPGLAKSFMKLGLIDECKLTLHPVIMGNGISLFDSNITKSSLKLLDTKTLKSGVVTLHYAVNK